Genomic DNA from Streptomyces sp. AM 2-1-1:
GCGGGGACTCCGGCATCGGGCGGGCCGTGGCGCTCGCCTTCGCGCGGGAGGGCGCCGACGTGCTCTTCACCCACATGGAGTCCGAGGAGGAGGACGCCGCCGAGACGGTGCGGCTGGTCGAGGAGGCGGGCCGGCGGGCGGTGGCGGTGGCGTGCGACATCCGTGAGGAGGAGCAGTGCCGGAGCCTCGTCGAGCGGGCCGTCACCGAGTTCGGGCGCGTCGACGTCCTAGTCAACAACGCCGCGTACCAGATGTCGCAGCCCGACGGCATCGGCGCCATCACCACCGAGCAGTTCGACCGGGTGGTCCGCACGAACCTGTACGGCATGTTCTGGCTCTCCAAGATGGTGCTGCCCCACATGCCCAAGGGCGGCAGCATCATCAACTCCGCCTCGGTCCAGGCGTACAAGCCGAGCCCGCACCTGCTCGACTACGCCATGACCAAGGGGGCGATCGTCACCTTCACGCAGGGCCTCGCGCAGATGGTGGCGCCGGACGGCATCCGGGTCAACGCGGTGGCGCCCGGTCCGGTCTGGACGCCGCTGATCCCCGCGACGATGCCGGACACGACGGAGTTCGGCAAGCAGTCCCCGCTGGGCCGGCCCGCCCAGCCCGCCGAGATGGCGCCGGCGTACGTCTTCCTCGCTTCGCCGCAGGCGAGTTACATCACCGCCGAGATCGTCAACGCCACGGGCGGCACCCCGCTCCCGTAGGGCGCCTCCGGTCACTTCGGCCGGGCGGACGGAACGGCCCGGAGAAGCCGGGAGCCGGCACCCCACCGCACAGGGGGTGCCGGCTTCCGGCCGTACGGGGGCGAGCGAACCGTCGACGGAGTGCGGGTACCGCCGTCACCTCACCGTGAACGGCAGCACGAGCCGTGACGGGTGGGCGGCGTCGCGGTAGATCTTGTGGGTGACGGGGCGGCCGACCGGCAGGTGGAAGGCGTCCGGCGGCAGCAGTGCGTTGTGGGCGTCGGAGAGCGGTTCGTCGTTGGACAGCTCCGTGACGAGGCGGTGGCCAGGGCGAAAGGTGGTGGCGAACGGGTAGAGCCGCACCACGTACTCCTCGATCGCTCCGGGCTCGACCGGGACCGCGCGGGTGTGCGGGTGGTAGGGGTTGCCCTCGGTGGTGCGTTCATCGTCGAGCTCGCGGTGCGAGGCCTTGAGATAGCCCGAGGTGATCAACTGACGCTTGCCGCCCGGGGCTTCGTCCCACAACCGCAGAATGAGGTTCGTGTCGGGCTGGTCGATCTCCACGAAGAGGTGCGCCGCGCCTGCGCCGATCAGCTCGGTGGGCTCTTCGAACGGCTCGGTGGACCAGTCCAGGATCTCCACCCGGTCGGTGACGGTGAGCGGTGCCTGGTAGAAGCCGTCCGGAGCGGCGTGTTCGACGCCCATGCGCTCGGGCGCGAAGGAGAGCTTGTGCCGGGGGCGCAGGTGGAGCGCGGTGTACTCGACCTCCTTCGGCGGCCACTGCTCGGCGGTGACCACCTCGCGCGAGCCCTCCACGAAGACGCTGACGGCGGGTTCGTCCATGATGCCGTTGTCGACGCCCTTGAGCCAGTACTCGTACCAGCGGAACATCGTGTCGTGCTCCTCGACCCAGGGGCGCGACTGCATCGGCGGGTAGGAGCCGATGTCCAGCTTCTTCGGGCCCTTCAGGACGTCGAAGAGCTCGATGTGCCCGTCCACGGTCCAGCCGCGTCCCTGGTCGATCTGGAGGTAGACCGGGATGTCGATGTCCCGGGCGAGGTTGACCGGGTTGCGTTCCTCGTACCACTCGCCGTCGAGTTCGTTCATGACGATGTCGAACCAGAACTCTCGGTTCTTCGGGTACTTCAGCACGTGGACGAGGTTCGGCCAGGCCGCCACGTCCGGATCCTTCAGCCGCTCGTCGACGCGCTTCTTCAGCTCTTCGGGCGAGTGGAGCGCCTGCATGCGGGAGGTGACATTGGTGTGCGCGATGCCGGAGTCACCGCCCCGGCCCTCGCGGGCGGCACGCGGCATGAACCACATGACGCCGCCGTGGTAGGTGGTCTCGTAGAAGTCGAAGTGGCCACCACTGACGAAGATCGCCTTGAGGTGCGGGGGGCGTTCGGCAGCGGCGAGCACCTGCATGGAGCCGAAGTACGAGATGCCGATCATGCCGACGTTGCCGTCGCACCACGGCTGCGCGGCGACCCACTCGACGAGGTCGTACAGATCCTGGCCCTGCGGAACACCGCCGAAGTTGTAGTTGCCGATCATGGTGCCGCCGGAGTCGCCGGTGCCGCGCACGTCGCCGATGACGTGGACATACCCCTCCTCCACGACGCGCACGATGTCCCCGGCTTCGATGCAGCCGTCCCACATGGGGCTGGGCCGGCGCTGCGGCGGCATGGTGAGGGCGAGGGCCTGGAGCTCCTTGCCGTAGGCGCTCATCGCGATGAGCGCCGGACGGGGCTTCTCGTCCTGGTCCTGGTAGGCGTCCACGGCGAGTTCGACGCCGTCCCGCATCGGGACCCGGACGTCCTTCCGGACGGCTATCGTCCGCTCGCCCGCCCGGATCGTCTGGAAATCAGTCATGAGGGGTCGCTCCTGTGTCACACGTTCGGGTCGGGTGGGGTCTGGGCGGGCGGGGTCGGGCGGGGATGGGTGCGGTAGCCGTGCATCGAGGTGAAGAACGGCGAGGGTTCGAGAGTGGGGTCGCCGGTGTAGCCGAGCCGGTCGGCGGCGGGGGCGAACGGGGAGTACGGCGAGTCCGTCCTGCCGAGACCGGCCCGCAGGCAGTCGCAGGCGGCCGAGGCGATGCGGGCTTCGACGGCGAGGCTCTGGGTGATCGCCTCCTCGGCCTGGGCGGCATCGAGCTCGACTCCGTAGGGGGTACCGTCGGCGCGCCGGTAGGGGTGGCCGAGGTAGAGGTGTTCCGGGCGCACCCGGTCGCACAGGTGCTCCAGACTCGTGCGGTAGGCGGCCGGGTCCGTGTAGCCGGGGAAGCCGTTGGCGGCGCCGTGGGCCTGGACCGCGTCGCCGACGAATACCGCCCGCCCCCGGTCCAGGTCGTAGGCGACGGAGCCGGGGGTGTGGCCCGGGATCGCGTGCACGGTGACGGTGGTGGT
This window encodes:
- a CDS encoding glucose 1-dehydrogenase; translated protein: MSNDEQRPGDPVTKHPRPDFPEQEQAHPGWTGPMDPPPDHGEDSYRGHGLLADRKAVVTGGDSGIGRAVALAFAREGADVLFTHMESEEEDAAETVRLVEEAGRRAVAVACDIREEEQCRSLVERAVTEFGRVDVLVNNAAYQMSQPDGIGAITTEQFDRVVRTNLYGMFWLSKMVLPHMPKGGSIINSASVQAYKPSPHLLDYAMTKGAIVTFTQGLAQMVAPDGIRVNAVAPGPVWTPLIPATMPDTTEFGKQSPLGRPAQPAEMAPAYVFLASPQASYITAEIVNATGGTPLP
- a CDS encoding MBL fold metallo-hydrolase, translated to MTHEATVHPLVSPWGRFGLYSFYIDAHEPAIVDTGIATSPAEGMAPALKAIGRRIEDVRWIFLTHGHIDHVGGAFALWELTGRRAQVVIHEADAPMLRSRRAHVEEYLAGRGAYVGDPEGEAKVTAATHAVISGEMEPALLVKGGETLSLGGTTTVTVHAIPGHTPGSVAYDLDRGRAVFVGDAVQAHGAANGFPGYTDPAAYRTSLEHLCDRVRPEHLYLGHPYRRADGTPYGVELDAAQAEEAITQSLAVEARIASAACDCLRAGLGRTDSPYSPFAPAADRLGYTGDPTLEPSPFFTSMHGYRTHPRPTPPAQTPPDPNV
- a CDS encoding CocE/NonD family hydrolase, giving the protein MTDFQTIRAGERTIAVRKDVRVPMRDGVELAVDAYQDQDEKPRPALIAMSAYGKELQALALTMPPQRRPSPMWDGCIEAGDIVRVVEEGYVHVIGDVRGTGDSGGTMIGNYNFGGVPQGQDLYDLVEWVAAQPWCDGNVGMIGISYFGSMQVLAAAERPPHLKAIFVSGGHFDFYETTYHGGVMWFMPRAAREGRGGDSGIAHTNVTSRMQALHSPEELKKRVDERLKDPDVAAWPNLVHVLKYPKNREFWFDIVMNELDGEWYEERNPVNLARDIDIPVYLQIDQGRGWTVDGHIELFDVLKGPKKLDIGSYPPMQSRPWVEEHDTMFRWYEYWLKGVDNGIMDEPAVSVFVEGSREVVTAEQWPPKEVEYTALHLRPRHKLSFAPERMGVEHAAPDGFYQAPLTVTDRVEILDWSTEPFEEPTELIGAGAAHLFVEIDQPDTNLILRLWDEAPGGKRQLITSGYLKASHRELDDERTTEGNPYHPHTRAVPVEPGAIEEYVVRLYPFATTFRPGHRLVTELSNDEPLSDAHNALLPPDAFHLPVGRPVTHKIYRDAAHPSRLVLPFTVR